One window from the genome of Streptococcus parasanguinis encodes:
- a CDS encoding CadD family cadmium resistance transporter, producing the protein MVQNVVTSIILYSGTAVDLLIILMLFFAKRKSRKDIINIYLGQFLGSVSLILLSLLFAFVLNYIPSKEILGLLGLIPIFLGLKVLLLGDSDGEAIAKDGLRKDNKNLIFLVAMITFASCGADNIGVFVPYFTTLNLANLIVTLLTFLVMIYLLVFSAQKLAQVPSVGETLEKYSRWFIAVVYLGLGMYILIENNSFDMLWAVLG; encoded by the coding sequence ATGGTTCAAAATGTTGTTACTTCAATAATCCTGTATTCTGGGACAGCCGTAGACTTACTTATTATCCTAATGTTATTTTTTGCCAAAAGAAAAAGCAGAAAAGACATCATTAACATCTATTTAGGACAATTTCTAGGCTCTGTTAGTCTAATATTGCTAAGTTTACTTTTTGCATTTGTCTTAAATTATATTCCTAGTAAAGAGATTTTAGGTTTACTCGGTTTGATTCCAATTTTCCTAGGCCTCAAAGTTTTGCTTTTAGGAGATTCTGATGGAGAAGCTATTGCAAAAGATGGTTTGCGAAAAGACAATAAAAACCTGATTTTTCTAGTCGCTATGATTACTTTTGCAAGTTGTGGCGCTGACAATATTGGTGTCTTTGTCCCATATTTTACCACCTTAAATTTAGCGAATTTGATAGTGACTTTACTTACTTTTCTAGTCATGATTTATCTCTTGGTTTTTTCTGCCCAAAAATTAGCACAAGTCCCTTCTGTTGGAGAAACTTTGGAAAAATATAGCAGATGGTTTATTGCTGTTGTCTATTTAGGATTGGGGATGTATATCCTGATTGAAAACAACAGCTTTGACATGCTATGGGCTGTGTTAGGCTAG
- a CDS encoding ATP-dependent helicase, with the protein MVEKTVEPEVEKVFEVIKQGQNFILEGGAGSGKTYSLISIIEKISMEEPKKSIVCITYTNNAVAEIRSRIINDNLRVSTIHDFIWHVIKNFQKEIKECLVELINDDEQILFVAPKEVLGEELISLDYFDSVRVEYTEWYSMSITEQNKVQISHDHVLIVAEKMFSKYKKLSDILKDTANYIFVDEYQDTSPLVVKILLEHLRKSTRDNIVGFFGDSMQAIYDSGVGNIDSYGLEKIQKNQNRRNPRKVINLANKFRSDGLVQIPSSDVAAPNMNNGNVIEGTVKFIYGDGITHLEDLRNSELFKELEFDIPQKTKELRLTHKLNAETAGFSKLFELYSSDLLVKLITDMKKKFNASELVDKGKTFEELVEEAQIVVRKGGPLIIDIVKSIPELLAIYEEIKTFSFEEVISKSKVNKDSLLAYKFNGLSSRYEAGTDRDRILQRLDLIFELIELYKIGKHNEFLRITCFKITSSADKINLSKIMEEISDNDITIGKVIKLAERTGLISKDDLFTNFIENKGYYLWLRLEKLPFQEYVNSIAYLREYVSVITQHKVKGSEYENVLVLLDNGRWNQYNFNSIFGKGSSNEKVQNRTKKLFYVTITRAMKNLIVYMPCNDQQILEKAKDYFEQSDIVDVLSLVD; encoded by the coding sequence ATGGTTGAGAAAACAGTAGAACCAGAGGTAGAAAAAGTATTTGAAGTAATAAAACAAGGTCAAAATTTTATCCTTGAGGGTGGTGCTGGGAGTGGGAAAACTTATTCATTAATTTCCATTATTGAAAAAATATCTATGGAAGAACCAAAAAAATCGATTGTATGCATTACTTATACTAACAATGCTGTTGCAGAGATTAGATCTAGAATCATTAATGATAATTTACGGGTTTCAACTATTCACGATTTTATATGGCATGTCATTAAAAATTTCCAAAAAGAGATTAAAGAATGTCTTGTTGAGTTAATAAATGATGATGAACAAATTCTATTCGTTGCTCCAAAGGAAGTATTAGGTGAGGAACTTATTTCGCTTGATTACTTTGATAGTGTTCGTGTTGAATATACTGAATGGTATTCTATGAGCATAACTGAGCAAAATAAAGTTCAAATAAGTCATGACCATGTTCTTATAGTTGCTGAAAAAATGTTTTCTAAATATAAGAAGTTGAGTGATATTTTAAAGGATACTGCAAACTATATTTTTGTTGACGAGTATCAAGATACGAGTCCCTTAGTTGTAAAAATTTTATTAGAGCATCTCAGAAAGAGTACTAGAGATAATATTGTAGGTTTTTTTGGAGATTCAATGCAGGCTATCTATGACTCAGGAGTGGGAAACATAGATTCCTATGGTCTTGAAAAAATACAAAAAAATCAAAATAGACGTAATCCACGAAAAGTTATTAATTTAGCAAATAAATTTAGAAGCGATGGATTAGTTCAGATTCCTTCTAGTGATGTAGCGGCTCCAAACATGAATAATGGTAATGTAATTGAAGGAACGGTGAAATTCATTTATGGTGATGGTATTACCCACCTTGAAGATCTTAGAAATAGCGAACTATTTAAAGAATTAGAGTTTGATATACCACAGAAAACAAAGGAATTGCGATTAACACACAAACTTAATGCAGAAACGGCTGGGTTTTCTAAACTATTTGAATTGTATAGTTCTGATTTGCTTGTGAAATTAATTACAGATATGAAGAAAAAATTTAATGCAAGTGAGTTAGTTGATAAAGGAAAAACTTTTGAAGAATTAGTAGAAGAAGCTCAAATTGTTGTTAGAAAGGGTGGTCCATTAATAATTGATATTGTCAAATCTATTCCAGAACTTTTAGCCATTTACGAAGAAATTAAGACATTTTCATTTGAAGAAGTGATTAGTAAGAGTAAAGTTAATAAAGATTCTTTATTGGCCTATAAATTTAATGGTTTAAGTAGTAGATATGAGGCGGGTACAGATAGAGATAGGATTCTTCAAAGATTAGATCTAATCTTTGAACTAATAGAACTATATAAAATAGGTAAGCATAACGAATTTTTGCGTATTACTTGCTTTAAAATAACTTCGTCCGCTGATAAAATTAATCTATCTAAAATTATGGAAGAAATCTCTGATAATGATATTACAATTGGAAAAGTCATAAAACTTGCAGAGAGAACTGGATTAATTTCAAAGGACGACTTATTTACTAATTTTATAGAAAATAAGGGCTATTATTTATGGTTACGCCTTGAGAAATTACCATTTCAAGAATATGTAAATAGTATTGCTTATCTTAGAGAATATGTATCTGTCATAACTCAGCATAAGGTTAAAGGCAGTGAATATGAGAATGTCTTAGTTTTGTTAGATAATGGAAGATGGAATCAATATAATTTTAATTCTATATTTGGTAAAGGTTCATCTAATGAGAAGGTTCAAAACAGAACTAAGAAACTATTTTATGTTACAATCACTAGAGCAATGAAAAACTTAATTGTTTATATGCCATGTAATGACCAACAGATTCTTGAAAAAGCTAAAGATTATTTTGAACAGAGTGATATTGTTGATGTTCTGTCATTAGTTGATTAG